In Salifodinibacter halophilus, the DNA window CAGATCCGCTACCTGGCGCCGCTGTTCGGCGACCTGGAAGTGCAGGCCGAACTGGCCGCCGACGCCGACTGGAGCCTGTTCGTGCAGACCCTGCGCGGCCGCGGCCGCGCCCGCA includes these proteins:
- a CDS encoding thioesterase — its product is QIRYLAPLFGDLEVQAELAADADWSLFVQTLRGRGRARTGLVARALLPEGGVATEFTARYVAILKA